CAGCTCTTTCATTGTGCGCTGCACTCACTTTGTGGGCACGGTATTTAAAGACCACTATGTTAGGTACTCTTGCCCTTCAGACGCAGCCCGTCTGGCCGGTTCAATCGCGATCGCGCCGCCCGGTTCCCGTGGAACCAGCGGCTCGATCGAAATATTCGATTGAAGTAGTTTCTTACCGCGCCCTTCAGGCGCTGAGGATGTCGTGGAGCTCGAGCGGCTTGTCGACCTGGCTGAACCATTCGGCGCGGTTGGCGGCGCGGCGGCGGCCGCGCTCGTCGAGCGGCAGCTTGAGCTGGCGCAACAGGCTCGTGACCTCCTCGCGGGCGGTGACGTGGCCGAGACTGGGCCGCATGCCGAGGGTCGCTTCATCGATATCGTCGAGGGCTGTCAGGCCACGCGGGAAGAATTCGCGGTAGACGACACGCTCGGCAAAGCCGTCGACATAACGAAAGCCGAGCCGCAGCGACAATTCCTTCAACCCGTCGGCGACGAGCTGCTTGTTGCGTGAGCCCAGCATCGACAGGCGGTTGCGCACGACGATCCAGTCGGTGGTCGAGCCGTCGAGCTGGCGGCGCTTGCGGCGGGTGTCGCGGACCATCTCTGCATAGTGGCTCTCGCCGGTCACCGCATAGTTGGCGGGATCGACGGTGCCGAGCACGTCGAAGTCGAGGAAGCTGTCGTTGATCGGGGTGACCAGGGTGTCCGCCATCGAGTGCGCGAGCCGCATCAAGTAGCTGTCGGTGCCGGGTGTATCGATGACGATGAAATCGAAGTCCCTCTCGACCGCCGAGACCGCCTCCATGAATTGCAGGAACTCGGAGTTCTCGTTCTCGGCGATCTGCATGGTATCGCCGAGCTTGATGCAGCGATGTACCGGCAACTCGAGGGCGAGGCCGGTGCGGCGCGCCCATGCGGAACGGTTGCTGATGTAGCGGGTAAAGCTCTGCTGGCGGCAGTCGAGGTCGATCGTGGCGACGCGCTGGCCGGCTTTGAGCAGCGCAACCGCGATGTGCAGGGCAGTGGTGGATTTCCCAGAGCCACCCTTCTCGTTGCCGAGCACGACGACGTGCGCCGAGCCCGATTGGCCTTGGCTAGCCTGCACAAGCATTTAGGAATCCTCAACGCCCCTACAAATATCTTCAAGTTGACCGGGTCTGCGGTCAAGTGAAATGCGTGACAGGAAATGCAAATCGCAACGCGTGTTCTTAATCATGAATCGCGCGCGTGCTTCGCGTCCGTGGTGCAGCCCACATCGTCGCGCCGCTCGAGACATTCTCCGACGCATCGGGTTGCATGGCCTCCACCCGTGCCGCTTGTTAACGTAAGCCCCCGGCCCTGCGGACCGCCCGCGCCAGCCGCATCATCTCAGGGATGATCGAAGAGGCCGGTTTTGCGCTCGACTATTTTGAAGCCCGCTATGCCGAGACGCTGGCGCCGGTCATCTCGCGCAAGGAGGGCGCTGTGCATTCTGGTGGCGGCGCGGCTCGGCACCACCTGGCCTGATCGACAATATCGCGGTTTAGGACGCCCAAAGCGCGATGAGATCGCGATGAATCGTCATCGCGCTTTAGGTTATGGTTCGAGCATGATCTCCGCCTTTGCCGCGGGGGAAAATCGCTTCAGACTTTTCCGGATCGTTGCTCCAGCGGCCATCTACAGCAAGCCGAGGTCGCGCAACTCGCGCCGCATCGGCTCAGGCATCGCCGCGATGGTTCCGGCGGCAGCCTTGCCGAGATCGGGCGGCACGGCATCGTCCGTCAGATAGCGCCAGCCCTGGAACGGCCGCATCGGCCGCGGCGACACCGCCGTCACCTTGGGCTGCATCACGATCCGGCAGCGACCGATGCCGTCCTTGTCGCGGAACGGCTCGATGCCGATGATCTTTTCGCGCGCGGCGATCTCGCCCTTGATCACCCAGTAGAGTGAGCCGCCCGAGAGGATCTCGTCGCCGCGCTTGGGCACCATGCGGGTGACGTGGACGTGGTGTTGCGGCAGGCCCTTCTTCTTGGCGGCCTGCATCCGTTCGGCGATCCACTCCTTCAATTCCTTGACGGAGTCGCAGCCGACGGCGAGCTTGATCAGATGTAGTGGCATGCCCCAGCATTAGCGGGCCGGCCGCGCATTTGGAATGCTCAACTAGTTGTTATCCGCAGCTGCGGGGGCCGGGGCCGGCGCCGGTGCAGGCTGGGCGACCGGCGCGATTTGAACCGGCGCAGGTACGCGCGCAGCCTTCGGAGCCGGCTGCTTCTTCGCCGCTGGCGAAGGCGCGGAGGCCTGCGCCGAGGTCGCAGCAGCAGGTGCGCGCGGTGCAGCCGGCGCTGCGGTGGTTCCGGACGGCGCCGAGCGTGCGGGCGGTTCCGGCGCCATGATGCTCACGGCCGGCGTCGATGCGGCACTCGGAAATTCGGCATTGGTCGGCTTGCCGGTCGGAACCGACGACGGCAGCCCGGCGATTGCGCCGGGCATCGGCGTTGGCGGCGCATTCCAGGTGGGGGCATAGCGCGCGACCAGCCCGTCATAGACATGGCCATCCATATTGGCGGCGATCTGTTGCTGATCCGTCAGCGAGCGGAACGCGGCGCAGTCGAATTGTGTGCAGCCTTCGCGGGCAACCAGCACCTGCGCGACGAGGCCATAGCGATCGCGCTCGATGGCGCGTCGCAACGCCTTGAGTTCCGGGGTCGGGCTCTTGCCGACAGCAGCGACATCGCCGAGCGCGGTCAGCCGACTGATCTGGGCCGCGGTGTAGGAAACCGCGGCGGCGACCGCTTCAGGCGAGCCGAACAGCGCCTTCTCGCAGGCGGCCAGAACGGTGTCGCCGGCCAGATCGTCGATGCAGGACAGCGCGGGCAGCGCGGCGGTCGTCACTGGCTGTGCGCGGGTTTCGCTCGCGGGACCTTCCGCACTAGGTCCGTAGGCGCGAATGGTCGCCGCACCTGCGATGCCGATCGCGAGCAGCGTGATGACGGTCAGCGCCCCGTTGGCGACCGATCGCTCGGCGCGCAGCAGCGTGATCAAAAGGATCAGGCCGAAGAAGCCGGCAGCCGCCAGCGTCAGCCACATCGGAAAGCCCGGCGAGCGCCAGATTTGGTCGAGCGAATTGGCCCATGCCCAGTTCATGCGCGACGTCCCCTCACGCGAGCCGAGATCAAATTCAGTGATGGTAACTGCCCGCGAAGCGGGAGCAGCCCGCTCACCATGTTGACTTGTACCGGGCCTTTTGACGGCGAGACGACATCCAATTCATCATCCCACCCTTGCGTACCGTCAGGACAGGGCGAGCTGGCTTTCCTTGGCAACCCGTTCGAAGGCTTCGGTCGAGCTCTTGATCCGATACTGACAATCGTCGCCTTCGGTCGGCAGCAGGCGGATGACCTCGTAGGTACCACTGGCAGCCGGGCGCGCGATATTGCTGGCCGTGAAAAGGACGCGCGCGCCCACGGGGAATTTGTGCTTCAACACCCTCTCCATCACTCAAACAACGCCTGCCGCGCCCACGTGTCCCGCTGCGGCGGCCGGCCGGAAACCCGGCGCGGTATATAGCACGCGGCCGGCCTTCTTGGCCAGCGCTATGCCACTGTGGCAAACGTATGATTTTGGTAATCCTTTCAGCACGATAGCGGTCAGAGCGCCCGCCAGTGATACCGTCCGGAATCGCGAATCGCCGACGGCCTCAGGCGCCGTGGGGCAGCTTTCCGTCGGGGCTCGCCTGATCCACGGCCTTGGGCAGCTCCTGGGCCAGGATCTGGCTGAGCTGGTCGACCGGGATGTTGTAGCGCGCGGCAAGCTGCCTGACCGTGTCGTTGCCGAGAACCTGGCGGAGCTGGTCGGCCGAGATCGGCAGGTTCTGACCGTTGCCAAGCCAGGACCTCACCTGATCACCGAACCCCGCCTGCTCGAGCTTGGCGACGATGGCGCCGAGCCCGCCCTGATTGTTGCTGCCGAGCACCTCATTCAGCACGGCAGGCAGCACCGCGGCGCCGAGCTGGCCGAGCGCGCTGCGGAACGCAGGGTTGTTTTCCAGCGAGTCCAGAATTCCCATGGCCAGTCCCTCCCCTTGCGCCAGATGCGCTGCTCCGGATGCGATTGAGCGCCGGCGCCCGGGCCGCCGTCAAGCCAGGCCCAATCACAATCCCGTCTGCGCGATCCCGTCTATGCGGTCTCGAACTTTTCGATGATGAGCGTTTCGGCGAGCGCGTCGCGCGTCCATTCCGCGAATGCGGGCTGCGCCAGCATCGTCTCCATATAGGTTTTCGACTGCGGCGTGACCTCGATCGCATAGGTGCGCAAGCGGTGCACGACGGGTGCGAACATCGCATCCGCCGCTCCAAACCGGCCGAACAGGAACGGCCCTCCGGCGCCGTAACGCTCGCGGCATTCCTGCCAGATCTGCTGCACGCGCGCGACGTTGGCTTGCGCATCCGCCGAGAGCGTCACGGGACGTATCGGGCGATGTATGTTCATGCCGCATTCGCTCCGCAGCGGCACAAAACCGGAATGCATCTCGGCGCACACCGAACGGGCATGCGCGCGCGCCGCGACGTCGTCCGGCCACAGCTTCACTTCCGGAAAGCGTTCGGCGATGTATTCGATGATACTGAGCGAATCCCACACCGTGACGTCGCCGTCGACCAGCACCGGCACCTTGCCGGCGCGGCTGAACGACATAATCCGCTGCTTGTCGGCGGGATTGTCGGTGTAGAGCGGGATCACGACCTCCTCGAACGGGATGTCGTTGGCGCGCAGCGCGAGCCAGGGCCGCATCGACCATGACGAGTAATTCTTGTTGCCGATCGCGAGCTTCAGCGCCATGAGACTGGTCCTTCCCAATGCTGGTCCATTAAGTCCGCTGCTTTTAACGCCATCGCTTGCACGCAATCAATCGTTGCCGCGGCCGAACATGCATGGCAATCCTGCCGGCAACGAGGGGATCACAATGAGCGGATACTGGGTCGACGTCGCCGCGGTCGGCTTCTTCGTGTTTGAATGGCTGGTCTACGGCATCACGCTGGAGCACTCGGCCTACGGCCGCGACAGCTTGTCGGCACGCATGAACCGCTACCGCGAAGTCTGGGTGCGCCGCCTGCTCGACCGCGAGGCGCGCATGGTCGACATGCAGATCATGGCCTCGCTCCAGAACGGCACCGCCTTCTTCGCCTCCACGAGCCTGTTCGCGATCGGCGGCGCGCTGGCGCTGCTGCGCGCGACCAATGATGCGCTCGTCATCCTGAGCAGCCTGCCGGTCGATCTCAGTCCCTCGCCCGCGCTGTGGGAGCTGAAATGCGTCGGCCTTGTCTTGATCTGCGTCTACGCCTTCTTCAAGTTCGCCTGGGCCTATCGCCTGTTCAACTATGTCGCGATCCTGTTCGGCAGCATGCCGCCGGCTTCCCAGCGCGATACGAGAGAGGCCGAAGCCCATGTGATCCGCACCACGCGCCTGTTCGAGGCCGCCGGGCGTCACTTCAATCGCGGCCAGCGCGCCTTCTTCTTCGCGCTCGGCTATCTCGGCTGGTTCGTCAGCCCCTGGGTGTTGTTCGTGACGACGGCCGCAGTGGTGATCGTGACGTGGCGGCGGCAATTTGCATCCAGCGCGTGGGCCGCGATGGCGCCGGAGACTGTCGGAGACAAGGATGCGCTCAAGCGTCCTCTCTAATCTTTAAGGACGCCCCTCGCCACCCCATCATTGCGAGCGTAACGTCGCGCGCGGACGGCTGCCGGCAGCAAATTTGAAAAACAACCCCATGCAAAGGAGTCGGGGACGGCCGACGATGCCCTTCGTATTTTACGAAATTATTTGACACGTCGGGCAAATCAGGTGTAAAAGACGATCATGGCGCGATGTGCAGGGCAGCCATTTGCGCCCGTGCGAAGTAGGCCCAGCTCAGCGAACTACCCGGGTCAGCTGCTTTCGACGCTTGTGCTTTTCACAAGCCCCTCAGCTGAGAGTCCAGCTTGATAAGCGACGCGGCGCGGTCTTAACGCGTTGCGCCTGAGTGACGCGGAACAGCGAGCACTTTTGGATGGCGGGTCGCTGTTCGAGACGAATCCCGTCACTTGAGGCGTTTGGTTGCGATCCGATCGGCCGGTTGAACCACGGAGAGATGGAGTTGTCGCGCGCCGACAAAATTACGGCGCTCCAAAATCCTTCGGCGTGAAGGTGAGGTCCAACACCTTCCACTCCTCGTACTTGTCGGCCGGCAGCATGGTGTAGGGCTGGCAGGCCTGCAGCGCGGCCTTGGCGGCCTGCATCAGGGCAAGGCCCTTGGCGGGCGATGCGCTGGCTTCGATCAGCGCGGGGACGGTGGCGAGCTGGCCGTCGGTCGTCATGAAGGTGCGCATCTTGATGTGCACGTTGTCGGACGGCGCGATCGTATCAGGCAGCTTTGCGCAACTTCGCAGGTGACGGCGGAATTCGGCGATGACGCTGGCCGGAAGCTTGGCCGCCTCGGAATCCGCCGCGCCGCCCGCATTGTCCTTGGAGGCGTCCTTCGGCGAAGGCGACAATTCAGCCGGCAGCCCCAGCATCACACCGTATTTGATGGTGACGTCGGGCTCCGGCGGCGTGTAGCTCGGCGCCTGGGGCGTGGGTTGTGGCGGAGGCCGCGCATTCGCCTCGCGCTTGGCCGGCGCCGGCTGCGGTGAAGGCTGCGGCCGGGGCGAGGCCTGTGGCGCCGGCTGTGGCGATGGCTGCTGTGCTGGTTGCGGCTGTGGAGGTGACGGCGGCGCTGACACCTCCGCCTTGTCCTTCGCGGTCAGTTCGGGCAGCGAAAGCTGCGGCGACGGAGTCGGCTCGGGCACCTTCTGCTTCAGCTCCTCCGGCGTGACGATGTCGACGGCGACCGTGTCGCTCAGCGGGGCTTGGAACGGATGCACCTCGCTGATCAGGACGATCAGCGCAACCAGCGTCAGGTGCATGACGGCTGAGGCCGCAATGTCCGTCCGTATGATCCGCTGCCAATCCATGGCCCAACTTCGGTTGTCACCCATGGTCCTAACCTTACTGTGTCACTAACCCTCATGGTGAGGAGCGCGAAGCGCGTCTCGAACCATGAGGCCCCGCCTGTGGCCCACATCCTTCGAGACGCTTGCTTCGCAAGCTCCTCAGAGGCTGTGAATCTTTTTGACTGCTCGCAAGCGGTATAGCCGAAAGCTGGTGCTGTGTGATTCTCTTGCGGTGATGGATTCGCAGGAGGGATGATGGCCGCTGATGAATTGTTTGGGGATCTGCCGGAGCAGGCAAAGCCGCAAGCCGGTGCGGCGCCGCTCGCAGCGCCGCGACTTCGTGAGCCCCAACGCGATCAAATCGAGTTGCGAGCAGTGGATATCGAGAGCCTGATCGGGGAAGACCATCCGGTGCGCCTGATCTGGTCCTATGTCGAGGAACTCGACCTGAGTGAGCTGGAGAACCGGATCAAGGCGCGGGGCGATCGGCCCGGTCACCCCGCGACATCGCCGCGGCTTTTGCTGGCGCTGTGGCTCTATGCCACCAGCGAGGGCGTCGGCAGCGCGCGCGCGTTGGAGCGGCTTTGCGAGAGCCATGACGCCTATCGTTGGCTGTGTGGCGGGGTGTCGGTGAACCATCACACGCTGGCGGACTTCCGGGTCGGTTGCGCCGACCTGCTCGACCGGCTGCTTTGCGAGCATTTGGCGGTGCTGGCGAAGGTCGGCCTCGTCAATCTGGAAACGCTGGCGCAGGACGGTGTTCGGGTCCGGGCCAGCGCCGGGGCCGCTTCGTTCCGGCGGGAGGCGACGCTCGATCGGCACCTGGCCTTGGCTGAGGCGGTGGTGGAAGACCTCAAACGCGAGGTTGACGCTCGTTCGGATGCTAGCAATCAGCGCATGAAGGCCGCCAAGGAGCGCGCCGCGCGTGAGCGCAGAGCGCGCGTCAAAGCGGCGCAGACGGCGCTCGCCGAAATCAAGCAGCAGCGCAAGGAGCGCGAAGAAAAGCGCGGCAACGGCAAGAAGCCGAAAGAGCCGCGGGCCTCCACGACGGACGCCGACGCACGGGTCATGAAGATGGCCGACGGCGGCTTCCGCCCCGCCTACAACGTGCAGGTGACGAGTGCCGCCGGCCAGCCGATCGTCGTTGACATCAAGGTCTGCAACACCGGGTCCGACCGCGGCCTGATGCGGCCCATGCTGGAGCGGCAGCGCGCGCGTCCTGGCGGGTTGCCCAAGGACCATCTCGTCGATGGCGGCTTTGGCAGTGCCGAGGACATCGAGTGGGCGCACGCCGAGGGCATCGATATCTTTTGCCCGCCCACTCAATCCAAGCACGGCACCGATCCCCATCTACCGCGACGCGGCGACGGCCCGGGGGTGTTGGCCTGGCGTGCGCGCATGGCGAGCGAAGAGGGCAAGGCCCGATACAAGCCCCGGTCGATTTGCGAGTGCATACATGCCCGCTGGCGCAACTGGGACCTGCGCCAATTGACCGTGCGCGGCCTCGAAAAGGTCCGCGCCGTCGTGCTCTGGTACGCCCTCGCCAACAACATCCTGCAAGGCAACCGCCTCGCTAGCGCATAGAGGAGCGTTCATCGACATCCCCCAACCTCGCCACAGCCGCCCAGCCCACGCGTTGCCACGACGAGGAACTGCCACATCCTTCGATGACCACGCAAAACGAGAAAGATTGGCAAGCTCTCAGGATGAGGAGTTAGAGCGTTTATGACGCAGTAAGGCTAAAGCGCGATGAGATTGGGATGAATCGTCATCGCGCTTTGGGTAGTTGTTCGAGCCTGATCTCCGCGCAAACACTTCGCGTTTGTCGCGAGGGAAAACCGCTTCGCGCTTTTCCGGATCATGCTCTAGCATATGGGCGCGGCTCCTCAATCCCATTTCGGCGCAAAGCCGAAATCGGTCAGCCGGCCCCTAGGGCTGGCGAGGGCGGCAATCTGGCTCATCTCTTCGGCCGACAATTCGAAATCGAAGATCTCGATATTTTCCGACAGGCGTTCGACGCGGGACGTGCGCGGGATCGCGACGACGTTCTGCTGCACCAGCCAGCGCAGGCAAACCTGCGCGGCCGTCTTCCGATGGGCCCGTCCGATCTTGCCCAGCGTCTCGTCGCCCTTAACGCGCCCCTTGGCGATCGGGCTGTAGGCGACGAGCGCAAGGCCGTGCTGCTCGCAGGCCGCCCTCACCTTGGTCTGATCGAGATAGGGATGAAATTCGACCTGATCGCAGACCAGCGGCTCGGGACAGGCGGCGACCGCCTCTTCGATCAGCGCCACCGTGAAGTTGGAGACGCCGATATTCCGCGTCAGCCCGAGCCGCTTGGCATGCGCCAGCGCGCCGAGCGTCTCGCTAAGCGGCACGTGCGGATTGGGCCAGTGCAGCAGCAACAGATCGACCGACGGCAGCCGCAGCTTGACCAGGCTCTCCTTGACCGAGCGCTCGAGATCGTGAGGCGCGAAATGATTGGTCCAGACCTTCGTGGTGATGAAGACGTCGTCGCGGCGCACACCGGAGGCGCGAACACCGTCGCCGACCTCGCGCTCATTGTCGTAGACCTGCGCTGTATCGACATGGCGGTAGCCGAGCCGCAGCGCCTGCTCCACCACGCGCGCGCAGGTTCGGCCGCTCAGCTCCCAGGTCCCGAGCCCGAGCGCCGGAATGCTTGCACCATTGGCCTCGACGAACAGCATGAGGAATCCTCTCGCTCGCCCCGGTCGAATTATGGACCCCGCGCACGCAGCTGCCAACCGAGGCAACCGGCGATACCGAGGTGAGCTCAACCGGCCCTTGGCAACAACTTATTCTCAGACCTTGGCGAGCGCCTGGAACACCGTGTCGGGCGCATGCGCGATCACCGCGAGCAGCGCCCGTGCAGGTCCGCGCGGCGCGCGCTTACCCTGCTCCCAGTTGCGGATGGTCTCGACGGGCACGCCGAGTTTTGCGGCGAACTCCATCTGGGTGAGACAGGCGCGGCGGCGCAGGTCACGCACGGCAAGCGGGCCGGTTTCGTGCTGGAGTGGAAACTCCTGCCCGTCCCGCAACTCGACGATCCGTCCGTCCGCTTTCAGCCGCAACCGCATGTTCATCCCCAAGCACGGCAATCATGGGTGAAGCGGCTTAAGTTCGGATTAACGATAGCCCCGCGGGCGCGGCCTATTTCAGCCCGAACCACAAGGTCGCAATGCCGAGGAAGGAGAAGAAGCCGACGACGTCGGTCACCGTCGTGACGAAAGTGCCGGAGGCGACCGCGGGATCGGCCCGCACCCGCTCGAGCCCCATCGGGATCAGAATGCCGCCGAGCGCGCCAGCGACGAGGTTGCAGATGATCGCAAGCCCGATGACCATGCCGAGGCCCGGGATCTTGAACCAGGCCACCGCGGCAATACCCGTGATCACCGCAAAGGCGAGGCCATTGACGAGACCGACGAAGATCTCGCGCATCACCACGCGCCAGGCATTGGAGGAGCCGAGCTCGCGGGTGGCGAGCGCCCGCACCGCGACCGTCATGGTCTGGGTCGCGGCGTTGCCGCCCTGGCTCGCCACGATCGGCGCCAGCACGGCGAGCGCCACCATCTTTTCGAGCTGGCCCTCGAACAGGCCTAGCACGGAAGAGGCGAGGAAGGCGGTGGCGAGATTGACCAGGAGCCAGTTGAATCGGGCGCGTGCAATGGTCAGCACGCTGTCGGACAGTTCCTCGTCGCTGGTGACGCCGCCGAGCGCCTTGAGGTCCTCGTCCGCCTCCTCTTCGATAACGTCGACGACGTCGTCGACGGTGACGACGCCGACCAGGCGATCCTGGGTATCGACGACGGGCGCGGCAACCAGATTGTACTTGCCGAACATGCGCGCCACTTCCTCCTGGTCCTCCAGGACGGAGACGCGGCGGCGATCCTCGTCGCAGAGGTCCGTGAGCGGCACCGGGCGGCGGGCGCGCAGGAGCACGTCGAGCGGAACAGCGCCCTGCCAGTGCTGGTCCTTGTCGACGACGTAGATCTCGTAGAAGCGGTCCGGCAGATCGGGCGTCTCGCGCATGTAGTCGATCGCCTGGCCCACGGTGAAATCCTGGGGCACCGCGATGAACTTGGTCTGCATCCGCCGGCCAGCGGAGTTTTCCGGATAAAGCAGGCTGCGCTCGAGCGCGACGCGCTCGGGCAGCGGCAGCTTCTCCAGGATCTCCTCCTGATCCGCCTCATCGAGGGTCTCGAGCAGCTCGACGGCGTCGTCGGATTCGAGCTCGCGGACACCCTCGGCGACCGTCTCCGGCGGCAGCTCCTCGAGGATCTCATCGCGTACGGCTTCGTCGACCTCGTTCAGGGCAGAGAAGTCGAAATCGCGCCCCGTCAGCTCGACAAGCCGGACGCGGTCATCGGGCTCGAGGGCCGCGATGAGGTCGCCAAGGTCCGCCTCGTGCAGTTCCGCGACGATGGCCCGCAGTGGTGCGCTGTCTGAGGCTTCGATGGCCCGTGCGATCTCCGCGACGAATTCGTGACGAATTTCGCCATCTTCGTTGCGCATGGGAACATGGTCGAGGACCGAGGCCTCAGCGGATGCGGCAACGTCCATTTGTTCGTCCATGGCGCGCCTCGCCGTTTGACAGGATGGATCAATTGGTCTGAGCTGGAGTTCAGGCAATAGTCACAAGGCAACATCGAGCGCAATGACAAAGATGTGTCTGCACCAATGGCCCCTGCTCGCCGCCGCGACGGCGATGCTTGCCGGCATCACGGCGGCGAATGCTGCCGACTGCCCGCGCCATGATGCGCTCGGCACCGCGCGCGTGCTCGGCGTCGATGCCAAGATCTATCCGCGGGTCGGGCTGAAGAGCTTTCCGCAGACCCTGCCGCTCGCCGACCATGAGGTCGTGCTGACCTTCGATGACGGCCCCCGGCCTCCCCACACGCAGAAGGTGCTGGCGGCGCTGGCGCACGAGTGCGTGCGCGCCACTTTCTTCCTGGTCGGCCAATCGTCGGCGGAGTCTCCGGCGCTGGTCAAGCGGATCGCTGCTGAGGGCCACACGGTGGCTCATCACAGCTGGTCGCATCCAATGTCGTCGAAGATC
This genomic interval from Bradyrhizobium sp. CB82 contains the following:
- a CDS encoding IS1182 family transposase encodes the protein MMAADELFGDLPEQAKPQAGAAPLAAPRLREPQRDQIELRAVDIESLIGEDHPVRLIWSYVEELDLSELENRIKARGDRPGHPATSPRLLLALWLYATSEGVGSARALERLCESHDAYRWLCGGVSVNHHTLADFRVGCADLLDRLLCEHLAVLAKVGLVNLETLAQDGVRVRASAGAASFRREATLDRHLALAEAVVEDLKREVDARSDASNQRMKAAKERAARERRARVKAAQTALAEIKQQRKEREEKRGNGKKPKEPRASTTDADARVMKMADGGFRPAYNVQVTSAAGQPIVVDIKVCNTGSDRGLMRPMLERQRARPGGLPKDHLVDGGFGSAEDIEWAHAEGIDIFCPPTQSKHGTDPHLPRRGDGPGVLAWRARMASEEGKARYKPRSICECIHARWRNWDLRQLTVRGLEKVRAVVLWYALANNILQGNRLASA
- a CDS encoding YidB family protein produces the protein MGILDSLENNPAFRSALGQLGAAVLPAVLNEVLGSNNQGGLGAIVAKLEQAGFGDQVRSWLGNGQNLPISADQLRQVLGNDTVRQLAARYNIPVDQLSQILAQELPKAVDQASPDGKLPHGA
- a CDS encoding glutathione S-transferase family protein, with protein sequence MALKLAIGNKNYSSWSMRPWLALRANDIPFEEVVIPLYTDNPADKQRIMSFSRAGKVPVLVDGDVTVWDSLSIIEYIAERFPEVKLWPDDVAARAHARSVCAEMHSGFVPLRSECGMNIHRPIRPVTLSADAQANVARVQQIWQECRERYGAGGPFLFGRFGAADAMFAPVVHRLRTYAIEVTPQSKTYMETMLAQPAFAEWTRDALAETLIIEKFETA
- a CDS encoding DUF1489 domain-containing protein, giving the protein MPLHLIKLAVGCDSVKELKEWIAERMQAAKKKGLPQHHVHVTRMVPKRGDEILSGGSLYWVIKGEIAAREKIIGIEPFRDKDGIGRCRIVMQPKVTAVSPRPMRPFQGWRYLTDDAVPPDLGKAAAGTIAAMPEPMRRELRDLGLL
- the mgtE gene encoding magnesium transporter; this translates as MDEQMDVAASAEASVLDHVPMRNEDGEIRHEFVAEIARAIEASDSAPLRAIVAELHEADLGDLIAALEPDDRVRLVELTGRDFDFSALNEVDEAVRDEILEELPPETVAEGVRELESDDAVELLETLDEADQEEILEKLPLPERVALERSLLYPENSAGRRMQTKFIAVPQDFTVGQAIDYMRETPDLPDRFYEIYVVDKDQHWQGAVPLDVLLRARRPVPLTDLCDEDRRRVSVLEDQEEVARMFGKYNLVAAPVVDTQDRLVGVVTVDDVVDVIEEEADEDLKALGGVTSDEELSDSVLTIARARFNWLLVNLATAFLASSVLGLFEGQLEKMVALAVLAPIVASQGGNAATQTMTVAVRALATRELGSSNAWRVVMREIFVGLVNGLAFAVITGIAAVAWFKIPGLGMVIGLAIICNLVAGALGGILIPMGLERVRADPAVASGTFVTTVTDVVGFFSFLGIATLWFGLK
- a CDS encoding DUF599 domain-containing protein, which codes for MSGYWVDVAAVGFFVFEWLVYGITLEHSAYGRDSLSARMNRYREVWVRRLLDREARMVDMQIMASLQNGTAFFASTSLFAIGGALALLRATNDALVILSSLPVDLSPSPALWELKCVGLVLICVYAFFKFAWAYRLFNYVAILFGSMPPASQRDTREAEAHVIRTTRLFEAAGRHFNRGQRAFFFALGYLGWFVSPWVLFVTTAAVVIVTWRRQFASSAWAAMAPETVGDKDALKRPL
- a CDS encoding polysaccharide deacetylase family protein, with the protein product MTKMCLHQWPLLAAATAMLAGITAANAADCPRHDALGTARVLGVDAKIYPRVGLKSFPQTLPLADHEVVLTFDDGPRPPHTQKVLAALAHECVRATFFLVGQSSAESPALVKRIAAEGHTVAHHSWSHPMSSKISFERAKEDIDRGIEADEKALNGVATRTPSTPFFRFPYFDSTPATLDLLQSRGIAVFGADLWASDWEDITPEQELKKVTERLETAKKGIILLHDAQARTAAMMPAFLRYLHDNGYHVVHIVPAAAQKSADAH
- a CDS encoding helix-turn-helix domain-containing protein gives rise to the protein MNMRLRLKADGRIVELRDGQEFPLQHETGPLAVRDLRRRACLTQMEFAAKLGVPVETIRNWEQGKRAPRGPARALLAVIAHAPDTVFQALAKV
- a CDS encoding division plane positioning ATPase MipZ — protein: MLVQASQGQSGSAHVVVLGNEKGGSGKSTTALHIAVALLKAGQRVATIDLDCRQQSFTRYISNRSAWARRTGLALELPVHRCIKLGDTMQIAENENSEFLQFMEAVSAVERDFDFIVIDTPGTDSYLMRLAHSMADTLVTPINDSFLDFDVLGTVDPANYAVTGESHYAEMVRDTRRKRRQLDGSTTDWIVVRNRLSMLGSRNKQLVADGLKELSLRLGFRYVDGFAERVVYREFFPRGLTALDDIDEATLGMRPSLGHVTAREEVTSLLRQLKLPLDERGRRRAANRAEWFSQVDKPLELHDILSA
- a CDS encoding aldo/keto reductase, producing MLFVEANGASIPALGLGTWELSGRTCARVVEQALRLGYRHVDTAQVYDNEREVGDGVRASGVRRDDVFITTKVWTNHFAPHDLERSVKESLVKLRLPSVDLLLLHWPNPHVPLSETLGALAHAKRLGLTRNIGVSNFTVALIEEAVAACPEPLVCDQVEFHPYLDQTKVRAACEQHGLALVAYSPIAKGRVKGDETLGKIGRAHRKTAAQVCLRWLVQQNVVAIPRTSRVERLSENIEIFDFELSAEEMSQIAALASPRGRLTDFGFAPKWD